The Rhodamnia argentea isolate NSW1041297 chromosome 7, ASM2092103v1, whole genome shotgun sequence genome contains the following window.
aaaaattagaaataaataggaaacGGTGTCATTTTGATGTCGAGCGGGTCCGATCCGGTTTAGGgttgggttgaccgggttgacccggtccaaaaaaataataaaaaaataataaataaaaatacataattttttttaaaaatcaaatgaattactaaaattcataaaaattccctgcattttcccaaaaatttctaaaaaatatttaggtctattcgggactcttatagtctggatcgggAGATTTTGAAGTTTCGAAGGTCGATCCACATGGAtccgaaaaaaatttcgacttttagaaagtaaaaaaaaatccaaaaaaattataaaaattccaaaaattctgaaaaatcacaaaaaatgggaaatggtcacatttaactggcccgaccccaattttgtgttttttgggtcccgaaccctcgAAATGACTATTTTACCCCTCCGGCCTTTTGCCCCAAAATTTTTCCGAACCATCCCGACACTTGATTGGATTTTTtctatgggccaatagggccatattagatatGATGTGCACatttttgattgattaattgatttgattaccttgattgcgcattaaatttcctgattgtgattgataggtcggaaaattcccgtccgcatgatacccTAGATCATtggaacctacctcacccaaatttcatatgcataggttagaaaatcactcaacttcggtaatcgaaagggcgtcgatgtaaatctcggcgtaaccaagtccccggacccaaatctctggtcctcgtagaatcgaacggtttctcttgaccgctcgatagggttcccgatcataccctccaaaaattgatcggtggcgactccatatgcatgtacactatgcacatgtcacccaacCACATTAAGGTCGACCCTGTTAAATttttcctcacatcgcgattcgagtaatgggtcttaggagagacccgcgcgccaagatccaccgtcaactgggtcggaagcgcggcttgTTAACCTCATCTCGTATCGgaagggagggtcgcgacaaatatCCATCAAGTTTGAaaatcgaggatgatgaaaattatcttggcaTTGCACCTTGGATATTGTATTTTGATGGATCGGTGGCGTCCGGTTCAGAAAGTgcaggaatcatggttatatcaccctTTCAATAGAAAACAAAGCTTATATTCGGGCTTGACTTCGAATGCTCGAATTACCAAACCGAATACGAAGCTCTAATCGTGggattgaatgttttaattgacatggggatcgggtcaattaaagtgaaggatGATTCCCAGCTGGTGATTAAacaactaaatggtgagtatcaatgtccgaatgaaaacattattagacatCACTATCTGGCGAAAGAATTGTTCTCGAAATTCGCCAAGCACgaactaatccatgtcaagagaagtgaaaattcgGAAGCCAATGAATTAGCTCAAATGGCATCGGGATACCGTATATCGAAGGAGCTAGCGGATCATATCATTACCCAAATAAGGACTTTACTGTCGATAGAGGCCCGGGTGATGATGATTGAAAATGAGAAATATGAAAGTTCGAGACAAACTaacggccaacaagattggagaacccatTTGGTAAACTATTTGAAGAACCTAGGCTTTGGCAAGAAGGATTTCAAGAGAAATGCCCTGAAATATTTATTGATTGACGacgagttgtatcgaaaaaCGATCGACGGATTGTTTCTTAAGTGCTTGGGACaagaggaagcaatgctagtcatgatagaagtccatgaagggatctgcGGAGCACATCATGTTGGATTAAAAACGAAGTGGTTACTAAGGCAACATGGATATTTTTAGCCAACAATCACGCAAGACTGGATTGACTATGCTAAACGGTGTCGGTCATGCCAAAAGCATGAACCGGTTCAGTAAGTGCTGGTCGCATcaatgaacccaattatcaagccatGGCCTTTTCGGGGACGGACGATGGatataataggaaaaatttatcctccctcgtcgaagaagcatagtttcattttagtggccataGATTACTTCACGAAGTgggtcgaagcggcgtcgtacaaaaacgtgacacaaaaaacagttAGGGAGTTTATCAAAGAGTggattattcatcgatttggtaTCCCGGAGACCATTACTGCTAACCAAGGGACAGTTTTCACAAGACAAGAAATATTGGATTTTGCTAAGTCTAAGGGTATCAAGATGATCCATTCAATGCCCTATTATGCccaagctaatggccaagctGAAGCTTCTAAGAAAATAATCATTGGATTGATTAAAaggcatttggaggacaacccaaagGAGTGGGACTCACTGCTTTCAACAATGCTGTGGGCTTATCGGACGTCCACAAGATCAAGCACCGGAGTTACTCCTTATATGCTAACGTATGGACAAGAAGCCGTGTTACCCTTGGAGATTACCGTGcaatcattaaaagtgaagctCCAAGATGGCATGGCTAAAGAACAATATGATGAgatgatgtacgccaacattgatgagTTGGGAGAAAATCGAGCCACAAAGACTGAAAAGTTTATAGCTCAGAAACGAAGGGTTGGCAAAGTTTACAACAAACATGTGAGAGCTAAGCATTTCAACGTGGgagatttggtatggaaaactattttgcctatgagcCTCGATAGCGAGAAGTTTGGTAAGTGGTCATCAAAGTGGGAATGACCATACTTGATAGTAGATGTTCTCCCAAGAAATGCATATCGAATGatggaaatcgatggaagagaactacaatgATCAATcaatgggaaatatttgaaaaagttctacccatcgatgtgggataTGCGAGAAGAGTCAGGGGCAAGGAGTAAGAAAACTCACTTCATTTATCGAAAACCCTCGTAcattcctcttctttctctctctctctctctctctctctctctctctctctctctctctcctgcccCACCTCAACAAACCTTTACTGGAAATGCTCCTTGAAACGGATGATGAAGCCCCATAGATGGTCCTCCAGCTTGATATTCTCCTCCCTCGCACGGTGGTGGGCTTCGACTAGTCCCTCCATTGCCCCCTCCAATTTATCCTTCTCGCACTCTAGCCGCCGAAGGTGTTCTGCCTGAGCCTGCATAAGACCATTGGTAGAATCCAAGCATGGTCTTCGAGCCTCCGAAGGGGCCTCGATGGAAGCCAATGATCGGGTCTCGCAAGCCTCGGCCAGTTCATATTCTCACTGCTCGGAATCCTTCAGAGGCCTTAggcggtcggaaacaatgttccgaagttggaggaAGCTAGtgtgagaggcatggagggcttcctGGACGTTACTGAGCTCCTTGTACACCACCTCTctgttctcaatctcttcgatcttacaccagaCTTCATGTTTGGTGAGATCGTAATGGGACATGGCCGCCAGATTTCGACGAAACTTCCCCAGCAGGGCGGAGGGGAGATTTTGGGGTGCGGAGCGACCAAGCGGGGCGTTCGGTTTTTCAAGAGCCCGGGGTTTCATCACCAGCATGgtgtaggtgtaactcggaagggaaATGATCTCCTTCCAAAAAGCCGAAAACTCACGGCTAAAGGGCATAGGAGGAGATGAGGTCGAAGAGGAAGACGCACGCTTCATGATGGCTTTGAGAAGTTTGCTCCAAGGATGTAAGGCAAATGGTTTGGATGAGGACCTACTCCAGACAAGTGatgctatttatagataaaggccaaggaaTAGTTCACCCCATGATGCTAaatatccgcccacgaccttccgatgaTCGAGGTTGTGACATTctcgaattccgaccccatttcaagtttatgaataaaatgagcattgatgcgtttcagtaatctcactcggaattgatcactctagagatgactgaccgaaggggaatggctaaataggatagtacgcggactaaagaactcggccgcggactagtatcccgaccataaggatcgcgagggtacgttctagaccatgtaggtcgatctaggattagtatcgtaacaatctgctagcgtcgtgcaaatggaccgcgggtggttccgctatgccatagcatgatttgcggataaccccgaaccgattcctgacgatcgcgtcccgctaggaccgatagtttccctcgcgattacatgacaaccaggatcgccgtggtccgaataattcttaaacgtgagaaaaatcacgggtcgatacacgtagctcccgagagccgcccgtcgatccgagatgcactGAAATAGCGATCGGCtaaatttttagcgcgaagtgaacttcgaaatcggcggccgggtatttgagaattccattgcaaataaattggacgtcgcctcaccagagttaataaggattttatatcgcagtatgagtcagaaaaagtggagatcaaatcgcgaagcgagaagtgcaccccggtcccggattttgttcagcatcttgagaaaccgcgaagaaaaattttggccacttcatcatcccatcacttcagccaagttatatcaaagaaatgaagagggaaaagtgttcttgaagttcaatttccaaagcccatttaaaaccccaaaaaccccattttccccaaaaatcccactacctacctctactattcatgtccttcaCCCACCCCACTTACTAGTCACTCTTGATTGAAATTGGGTCACCTCaaatcactcactctctcttctcttatgggctgaagctaccttccctctcattccctcactctcattttcactcactccccaaactcactctcatctctccctctcaccgcCTCTCGGCAAACCCCATCTCCGGCGACCCCAAGGCGCtgcaaccaccacctccaccacctcacCTTCCCCTAGAGGCCGtgtgccgccgccgccaccaacgaACCGCCGCCcttctccccctctttggacACCGGTGCAGCAAGGTTCGGGAAAGGTTGCTCGccggttttgctcctcatttgaaggtaaggagctaaaatcttgccacaatcatctagggtagtttaagtgaggttcattggtggattttgggaggatttcatggactaaaagtgttgctctcttgtttgaaccaaagggtacagcttgggttcaaatctggtcacgcgaagtcgccgctcatccgccggagtttcttcgccaaaaaggacttgtaagtggctctaatccttccttaggactatgggttgctaaggagcttggtagtttatggattaggaGGATTTATGGGCTGTTTGGGCGTGATAATGGGGAGGCCGGTTCTGGAAATTCTGACCtgctattgatccgaaaattgggttgataaatgagcatgttcttggttgaTTTGGGTGTTAAATGATGGTCTAAGATGAGGGTTATGGGTTGAGCATGATAGATTCGGCCTTAGGCGTGAATTGGATGTGAGTTGTTGCACGTTGTGATCTTGTTTGTTGTTGCcgaaattgttgtgaaaattagggaaaattgatgagttgggaccatgatatgtttggccatgtgagtgaaatgtgaggttacatgttggagtatgtaccggatcggtgggaacttgattggagcaaaatgagatgttatgtggcttAGATGGGGCCGAATGGAATTGGTGCATTATGGGTGTGTCATAATGTTCTAAATTGATATGCGAACCTTTAAAAGTgtcaaggtgagaatcggct
Protein-coding sequences here:
- the LOC125315989 gene encoding protein NYNRIN-like, with translation MSLMDGHSGYNRIFIAAKDVHKTAFRCPEAIGTFKWVVMPFGLKNADATYQRAMNYIFHDMIGEFMEVYIDDVIVKTNQWVEAASYKNVTQKTVREFIKEWIIHRFGIPETITANQGTVFTRQEILDFAKSKGIKMIHSMPYYAQANGQAEASKKIIIGLIKRHLEDNPKEWDSLLSTMLWAYRTSTRSSTGVTPYMLTYGQEAVLPLEITVQSLKVKLQDGMAKEQYDEMMYANIDELGENRATKTEKFIAQKRRVGKVYNKHVRAKHFNVGDLVWKTILPMSLDSEKFGKWSSKWE